Proteins co-encoded in one Gleimia hominis genomic window:
- a CDS encoding HIT family protein, producing MTVFEEIIAGNLPAKFAYADDLCVVFATHEPINPGHMLVVPRKAYSAWTQMPTDELAHLAKVAQLIGQAQTKTFECDRAGLTIAGFEVPHVHMHVIPLTCEADLDLSKARKISERKLEASTSALRAQLKEMGHEDNVPIVIDSPELD from the coding sequence ATGACTGTTTTTGAAGAAATCATCGCCGGAAACCTACCCGCCAAGTTCGCTTACGCCGACGATTTGTGCGTCGTATTCGCAACCCACGAGCCAATTAACCCCGGGCACATGCTCGTCGTACCGCGCAAAGCATACTCCGCGTGGACACAGATGCCCACGGACGAACTAGCCCACCTTGCTAAGGTAGCGCAGCTAATCGGCCAGGCACAAACAAAGACCTTCGAATGTGACCGCGCTGGCCTAACAATTGCCGGCTTTGAGGTCCCGCACGTGCACATGCACGTCATCCCCCTCACCTGCGAGGCCGACCTGGACCTGTCGAAAGCCCGCAAGATTTCTGAACGCAAACTCGAAGCGTCCACATCCGCACTACGAGCCCAGCTCAAAGAAATGGGACATGAGGACAACGTACCGATCGTAATTGATTCGCCAGAACTGGACTAA
- the leuS gene encoding leucine--tRNA ligase, which produces MSEATDTTPHRYDQHLAGEIEQRWQDQWKRSGAFYADNPVGDLAGSLASKKPYYLLDMFPFPSGAGLHVGHPLGYIATDTMARYHRMKGENVLYTMGFDAFGLPAEQYAISTGQHPRITTDQNVANMRRQLRRIGLSHDSRRSFQTTDSDYVKWTQWIFLKIYNSFYDENAVAPDGSQGAARPITQLRDEFASGARETGGKPWDQMDEGERGELLDQYRLAYVAEAPVNWCPGLGTVLADEEVTNEGRSERGNYPVFKSRLRQWMMRITAYASRLADDLETVDWPHKVVAQQRNWIGRSHGAYVHFAVAPGQGSALEQLEVFTTRPDTLFGATFMVVAPEHPLVGTDSVTVPDSWPEGTRAAWTGGYASPREAVQSYRDWAAARTEEERTADGGQKTGVFTGVFGTNPVNGKQIPVFIADYVLMGYGTGAIMAVPAHDERDYEFAKQFDLDIVITIQPGPDHEEGAWTGDGQIVNSANDAINLNGLDKAHAIEKVTKWLDRAGVGRAATTFRLRDWLFSRQRYWGEPFPVVYDEQGRAHALPQSHLPVTLPEVDDFRPRTFDPDDANSSPEASLGRARDWVEVELDLGDGLKTYRRDTNTMPNWAGSCWYELRYADPHNEEMLIDPQNEQYWMGPRRDGESGGTDLYVGGVEHAVLHLLYARFWHKVLFDLGYVSSSEPFHKLFNQGYVQGYAFTDARGQYVPAAEVEGDEQTGWTYRGEPVEREYGKIGKSLKNVISPDEICDEYGADTFRLYEMSMGPLEISRPWDTRAVVGSYRFLQRLWRNAIDEKTGALTVSEEPADLKTRKLVARTIHEVTDEYEHMRLNTAAARMIVLNNHLTGLKQVPREAMEPLILMVAPLAPHIAEELWQRLGHTQSLTREPFPVVTDESLLEEDAVTCVVQISGKVRARLEVKPSIDEDELKQLALETEAAQKALGGREPLKVIVRAPKLVSIVLPK; this is translated from the coding sequence ATGAGCGAAGCTACGGACACTACTCCCCATCGTTACGACCAGCATTTGGCGGGGGAGATTGAGCAGCGGTGGCAAGACCAGTGGAAACGTTCAGGAGCGTTCTACGCGGATAACCCCGTGGGTGACCTAGCTGGCTCGCTGGCAAGTAAGAAACCGTACTACCTGCTTGACATGTTCCCATTCCCGTCCGGCGCTGGCCTGCACGTTGGGCACCCTCTGGGGTATATCGCCACGGACACGATGGCGCGCTACCACCGGATGAAAGGTGAGAACGTGCTGTACACCATGGGGTTTGACGCGTTTGGTTTACCCGCGGAGCAGTACGCGATCTCCACCGGCCAGCACCCGCGCATAACTACGGATCAGAACGTGGCGAACATGCGTCGCCAGCTGCGCCGCATTGGGCTTTCGCACGATTCGCGCCGGTCGTTCCAGACCACGGATTCGGACTACGTGAAGTGGACGCAGTGGATTTTCCTCAAAATCTACAACTCTTTCTACGACGAGAACGCGGTTGCGCCCGACGGTTCCCAGGGCGCGGCCCGGCCGATTACACAGTTGCGTGACGAGTTCGCCTCCGGTGCCCGCGAAACCGGTGGAAAACCTTGGGATCAGATGGATGAGGGGGAGCGCGGGGAACTGCTCGACCAGTACCGCTTGGCGTACGTGGCAGAAGCGCCCGTCAACTGGTGTCCGGGTTTAGGTACGGTGCTTGCAGATGAGGAAGTTACTAACGAAGGCCGATCTGAACGCGGTAACTACCCGGTTTTCAAATCTCGGTTGCGCCAGTGGATGATGCGCATAACCGCGTATGCTTCCAGGCTGGCGGATGATCTGGAGACCGTGGATTGGCCACATAAGGTGGTTGCCCAGCAGCGGAACTGGATTGGTCGCTCTCACGGCGCGTACGTGCACTTTGCGGTCGCTCCGGGGCAGGGGAGTGCGCTGGAGCAGTTGGAAGTGTTTACCACGCGCCCGGACACGCTGTTTGGCGCCACATTCATGGTGGTTGCCCCCGAACACCCGCTTGTTGGTACCGATTCGGTTACCGTGCCAGATTCTTGGCCTGAGGGCACGCGGGCAGCCTGGACGGGTGGTTACGCTAGCCCGCGTGAAGCGGTGCAGAGTTACCGCGATTGGGCGGCTGCGCGTACGGAAGAGGAACGCACTGCAGATGGTGGGCAGAAAACCGGGGTGTTCACCGGGGTGTTTGGGACGAACCCGGTGAATGGGAAGCAGATCCCAGTTTTCATTGCCGACTATGTCCTAATGGGGTACGGCACCGGAGCGATCATGGCGGTGCCAGCTCATGACGAACGTGACTACGAATTTGCGAAGCAGTTCGATCTGGATATTGTCATCACGATTCAGCCTGGACCGGACCATGAGGAAGGCGCGTGGACGGGCGATGGGCAGATCGTGAACTCTGCCAATGACGCGATTAACCTCAATGGTTTAGATAAGGCGCATGCGATCGAGAAGGTGACGAAGTGGCTGGATCGCGCCGGAGTGGGCCGCGCCGCTACAACGTTCCGGTTGCGTGACTGGTTGTTCTCGCGCCAGCGGTACTGGGGGGAGCCGTTCCCAGTGGTTTACGACGAGCAGGGGCGGGCGCATGCTTTACCACAGTCGCATTTACCAGTTACTTTGCCGGAGGTAGATGACTTCCGTCCGCGCACATTCGACCCGGATGATGCGAACTCTTCGCCCGAAGCGTCGCTCGGCCGGGCACGCGACTGGGTGGAGGTGGAGCTGGACCTCGGGGACGGATTAAAAACCTACCGCCGGGATACGAATACAATGCCGAACTGGGCGGGGTCCTGCTGGTACGAACTGCGGTACGCAGATCCTCATAATGAAGAAATGCTGATTGATCCGCAAAACGAGCAGTACTGGATGGGGCCGCGCCGCGACGGGGAATCTGGTGGTACGGACCTGTACGTTGGGGGTGTGGAGCATGCGGTGCTGCACTTACTGTACGCGCGGTTCTGGCATAAGGTACTGTTCGACCTCGGCTATGTGTCTTCTTCAGAGCCGTTCCACAAGCTCTTCAACCAGGGGTACGTGCAGGGCTACGCGTTCACAGATGCGCGCGGTCAGTACGTGCCCGCCGCTGAGGTTGAGGGGGATGAGCAAACCGGCTGGACGTACCGGGGCGAGCCCGTTGAGCGTGAATACGGGAAGATTGGTAAGTCCCTCAAGAACGTGATTAGCCCAGACGAGATTTGTGACGAGTACGGGGCGGACACGTTCCGACTGTACGAAATGTCGATGGGGCCGCTGGAGATCTCTCGGCCTTGGGATACGCGGGCGGTAGTTGGGTCATACCGATTCTTGCAACGCTTGTGGCGCAACGCGATAGATGAGAAAACTGGTGCGCTTACCGTGTCCGAAGAGCCAGCAGACCTGAAAACGCGCAAACTGGTGGCTCGCACTATTCACGAGGTCACGGACGAGTACGAGCACATGCGTTTGAACACGGCGGCGGCCCGCATGATCGTGTTGAATAACCACCTGACCGGGTTGAAGCAGGTGCCGCGTGAGGCGATGGAACCACTCATTTTGATGGTTGCGCCGCTGGCTCCGCACATTGCGGAGGAACTATGGCAGCGGCTTGGGCACACGCAGTCACTCACGCGCGAACCCTTCCCAGTTGTTACAGACGAGTCACTGCTGGAAGAGGACGCGGTCACGTGCGTGGTGCAGATATCTGGTAAAGTTCGGGCGCGGCTGGAAGTGAAACCTTCTATTGATGAGGATGAGCTAAAACAACTGGCGCTCGAAACTGAGGCAGCTCAAAAAGCGCTGGGTGGGCGGGAGCCACTGAAAGTGATTGTGCGGGCTCCGAAACTGGTCAGCATCGTCCTTCCTAAGTAG
- a CDS encoding electron transfer flavoprotein subunit beta/FixA family protein yields the protein MRILVCIKHVPDAQSDRRIEEGRLVRGEDDTLNELDENALEAAVQLVEERGGEVIALSMGPEDAEESARFALQKGADRAVLVTDERLAGTDVVGTAHVLAAAYQQLSAEGSIDLVLTGMSSLDGMTSLLPAALATLIEKPYLSLAHELSVADERVHIRRSADGYDDELSAALPAVVSVTDQVNEPRYPNFRAMRAARKKPLDHWNLDDLANFTAFDTVGGGGASVQLLESEQAPARVGGDVVEDTGGNGAELLTDFIVEVMK from the coding sequence ATGAGAATTCTTGTATGCATTAAACACGTGCCCGACGCGCAGTCGGACCGTCGAATCGAGGAAGGCCGGTTGGTCCGTGGGGAAGATGACACCCTCAACGAACTCGACGAAAATGCCTTGGAAGCCGCCGTACAGCTCGTAGAGGAGCGCGGTGGGGAAGTAATCGCACTCAGCATGGGGCCTGAAGATGCCGAAGAGTCCGCGCGTTTCGCACTGCAAAAAGGAGCGGACCGCGCCGTGCTGGTAACTGACGAGCGGCTCGCGGGCACGGACGTGGTGGGTACCGCCCACGTGCTCGCCGCTGCATACCAGCAGCTCAGTGCGGAAGGGTCGATTGACCTCGTGTTAACCGGCATGTCCTCGCTCGACGGCATGACGTCCCTGCTGCCCGCCGCGTTGGCCACCCTCATTGAAAAACCGTATCTGAGCCTAGCCCATGAACTGTCGGTGGCAGACGAACGGGTCCACATCCGCCGGTCCGCAGACGGGTACGACGACGAACTCAGTGCCGCACTACCCGCAGTCGTGTCGGTAACCGACCAGGTGAACGAACCGCGCTACCCGAACTTCCGCGCCATGCGCGCCGCCCGGAAGAAACCGCTGGACCACTGGAACCTAGATGACCTGGCGAACTTCACCGCGTTCGACACCGTGGGTGGCGGCGGAGCGTCCGTCCAACTCCTAGAGTCTGAACAGGCACCCGCCCGTGTCGGCGGGGATGTCGTAGAGGACACCGGTGGTAATGGGGCCGAGCTGCTCACCGATTTCATCGTGGAGGTAATGAAGTAA
- a CDS encoding cysteine desulfurase family protein, producing the protein MTYLDNAATTPLRPQARDRWLEVQDWLQTHPGNPNALHSGGRAARRLLEDAREAVAYHLGVERPEVVFTSGATESNALAIAGGFRAMKTRTGRNLVQVCAADHPSTRNQRGVVEREGGQWQVLDIDRDTRLLTDQVQSNAAVISVASVCSETGAIQPMEQINQARGGGAERPLLHVDASQAIHTEAIDVRERDWDLVTVAGHKVGAPVGVGALVVRRGVKILTDRPGGDQENKVRSGTQDVAGACALAAALEAVAQERDALVQRCKRFKEQIIAQLPPGVRPTLATGPVAPTILHLSVPTAHPEAVLLGLDRVGIMASAGSACHAGVTRPSEVLLAAGRCEREALGVLRVSFGPLTTMVDVEALSAALPEVIATAQQLDALDH; encoded by the coding sequence GTGACGTACTTGGATAACGCGGCCACCACGCCGCTGCGCCCGCAGGCGCGGGATCGGTGGCTGGAAGTGCAAGATTGGCTCCAAACCCACCCGGGGAACCCAAACGCGTTGCATTCCGGTGGGCGCGCAGCCCGGCGCCTATTAGAGGATGCCCGTGAGGCCGTGGCCTACCACCTGGGAGTAGAACGCCCCGAGGTGGTGTTCACCTCCGGTGCTACGGAATCTAACGCTCTCGCGATCGCGGGTGGGTTCCGCGCGATGAAAACGCGAACTGGGAGGAACCTGGTGCAAGTGTGCGCTGCGGACCACCCGTCTACGCGCAATCAACGCGGCGTAGTGGAACGCGAAGGCGGCCAGTGGCAAGTGCTTGACATAGACCGGGACACGCGCTTGCTCACTGACCAGGTGCAGTCAAACGCAGCCGTAATATCGGTGGCTTCGGTGTGCTCAGAAACGGGTGCGATCCAACCGATGGAGCAAATCAATCAGGCGCGAGGTGGAGGCGCCGAGCGTCCCCTGTTGCACGTCGACGCCTCCCAAGCGATCCACACCGAGGCGATTGATGTGCGCGAACGCGACTGGGACCTGGTCACCGTGGCGGGCCACAAGGTCGGTGCCCCCGTGGGAGTCGGCGCCCTCGTGGTTCGCCGCGGTGTAAAGATATTGACCGACCGGCCCGGCGGAGACCAAGAGAACAAAGTGCGTTCCGGCACCCAGGACGTCGCGGGGGCGTGCGCGCTCGCGGCGGCGCTCGAAGCGGTTGCGCAAGAGCGGGACGCGTTGGTGCAGCGGTGTAAGAGATTTAAGGAACAGATCATTGCGCAGCTCCCACCGGGTGTGCGGCCAACGCTTGCCACAGGCCCGGTTGCACCCACGATCTTGCACCTATCTGTACCCACTGCGCATCCGGAAGCAGTGCTGCTTGGGTTAGATCGCGTGGGCATTATGGCGTCCGCGGGTTCGGCATGTCACGCGGGTGTGACCCGTCCCTCTGAGGTATTGCTCGCAGCTGGCCGCTGTGAACGAGAAGCATTAGGGGTACTTCGGGTATCGTTTGGTCCGTTGACGACAATGGTGGACGTGGAAGCACTCTCGGCGGCTTTGCCCGAAGTGATTGCCACGGCCCAGCAGTTAGATGCGTTGGATCACTAA
- the mnmA gene encoding tRNA 2-thiouridine(34) synthase MnmA, producing the protein MRVLAALSGGVDSAVAAARAVDAGHEVTAVHMALSSNPQSCRVGARGCCSLEDSVDAARAAEVLGIPYYVWDLAEEFEQTVVEDFVEQYRMGRTPNPCVRCNEFVKFRELAIRAKALGFDAVCTGHYARIENHNGYQLLRARDLDKDQSYVLAVMGSEELARVILPLGDVGSKDEVRAEAAERGLGVSQKPDSYDICFIPDGDTQGFLRAKLGESSGDIVDVEGNVLGQHRGYFEYTVGQRKGLGIDRPAADGKPRYVLETHPQSNQVVVGPSTLLSVNDIEAGELVWLAADDAGDVRTLEPHAMGTDGDEALYAQMRAHGKPQLIEELTVTDGPLAGGTASASGIEKTRQANRNETGGGNVRIKLSETVRGIAAGQSLVIYRGNRILAHSVINTASRS; encoded by the coding sequence ATGCGCGTGTTAGCAGCATTATCAGGTGGGGTAGATTCAGCTGTGGCGGCAGCACGCGCAGTAGATGCCGGCCACGAGGTCACTGCCGTTCACATGGCCCTGTCGTCGAACCCGCAGTCTTGCCGCGTGGGCGCGCGCGGATGCTGTTCTTTAGAGGATTCAGTGGATGCGGCGCGGGCTGCTGAGGTACTGGGGATTCCCTATTACGTGTGGGATTTAGCGGAGGAGTTCGAACAAACAGTTGTGGAGGACTTTGTCGAACAGTACCGCATGGGCCGCACCCCGAACCCGTGTGTGCGGTGCAACGAGTTCGTGAAGTTCCGCGAACTGGCCATACGGGCAAAAGCGCTTGGTTTTGACGCGGTATGCACCGGCCATTACGCGCGGATTGAGAACCACAATGGGTACCAGCTGTTGCGCGCCAGGGATTTGGATAAAGACCAAAGCTACGTGCTTGCGGTTATGGGGTCTGAAGAGCTTGCCCGCGTTATCCTCCCCCTTGGGGACGTGGGGTCGAAAGATGAGGTTCGGGCTGAAGCGGCGGAACGCGGTTTAGGGGTCTCACAAAAACCCGACTCGTACGACATCTGCTTTATTCCCGATGGGGACACGCAGGGTTTCTTGCGGGCCAAACTGGGTGAATCCTCCGGTGACATCGTGGATGTCGAAGGTAACGTTTTGGGCCAGCACCGCGGGTACTTCGAGTACACGGTGGGCCAGCGCAAGGGGTTGGGCATCGACCGACCCGCTGCCGATGGGAAACCGCGCTACGTGCTCGAAACCCACCCGCAAAGCAACCAGGTGGTCGTGGGCCCGTCCACCCTGTTGTCTGTAAACGACATTGAGGCGGGTGAGCTCGTGTGGCTCGCCGCTGACGACGCGGGCGACGTGCGTACCCTCGAACCACACGCGATGGGTACCGATGGGGACGAGGCACTATACGCGCAGATGCGGGCACACGGTAAACCACAGTTGATTGAGGAACTCACCGTAACTGATGGGCCCTTGGCAGGCGGGACGGCAAGTGCCTCAGGCATAGAAAAAACGCGGCAAGCCAACCGAAACGAAACCGGGGGCGGAAACGTGCGAATTAAACTCAGCGAAACGGTGCGCGGTATCGCAGCGGGGCAGTCCCTGGTGATCTACCGGGGGAATCGGATATTGGCGCATTCCGTGATCAACACCGCTTCGCGCAGCTAA
- a CDS encoding Dps family protein: MAKFDAVVEESLQQTLVDLIELELQAKQAHWNIKGARFRALHLALDEVVSLVRTDLDEVAERLATIGGNPDGRSATVSKTTSLDEIENGDLSVDKTYQLMAEKVQAVCDKVRENLGAADDADPITGDLLISVVSGLEQQAWFLRAATE, translated from the coding sequence ATGGCGAAGTTTGACGCAGTAGTTGAAGAATCACTACAGCAAACACTGGTAGACCTGATCGAGCTGGAGCTACAGGCAAAGCAGGCTCACTGGAACATTAAGGGCGCACGCTTCCGCGCGTTGCACCTGGCGTTGGATGAGGTTGTTTCTCTAGTCCGCACCGACCTGGATGAGGTTGCTGAGCGCCTCGCGACAATTGGTGGCAACCCCGATGGCCGCTCCGCTACGGTATCGAAGACCACGTCTTTGGATGAGATTGAAAACGGTGACCTCTCCGTAGACAAGACCTACCAGCTGATGGCAGAGAAGGTACAGGCTGTGTGCGATAAGGTTCGGGAGAACCTGGGGGCTGCCGACGACGCCGATCCGATTACCGGTGACCTACTGATCAGCGTTGTTTCTGGTTTGGAACAGCAGGCCTGGTTCCTGCGTGCGGCCACCGAATAA
- a CDS encoding electron transfer flavoprotein subunit alpha/FixB family protein, translated as MPAQLLENHSEKLDAPVLVLTDHSGNAEQGYVLSEASKQILTLAHAVTNQAVDAVALNDSPDTQALTEFGVRTVYAANLTSSSARVGAAVVDAALAAFKADAYGLILNVANYRGREVAAGLAVKLHTGVAADVTECVVQDGKVVAAKPVLAGAWNSIFEVRGTAPVVSVRPSSVEAKPQPAPAATNVEPLDVTYSDSARAVSVDQSVPEASSGNVPLTEADVVVVGGRGVEGDFTAAQELADLLGGAVGATRVACDEEWIDRTAQVGQTGVSIAPKLYIGLGVSGAIHHVTGIQAAEKIVAICDDPDAPIFEIADLGIVGTVQEVVPDLIERLRKRL; from the coding sequence ATGCCCGCTCAACTACTTGAAAACCACTCAGAAAAACTCGACGCACCGGTACTGGTGTTGACCGACCACTCGGGCAACGCCGAACAGGGATACGTCTTGAGTGAAGCGTCAAAACAGATACTCACGTTGGCACACGCGGTAACTAACCAGGCGGTGGACGCCGTAGCGCTCAACGACTCGCCCGACACCCAGGCGCTGACCGAATTTGGGGTCCGCACCGTGTACGCGGCGAACCTAACTTCCTCATCCGCACGCGTCGGTGCCGCAGTGGTGGACGCGGCACTGGCAGCGTTTAAGGCAGACGCGTACGGGTTGATCCTCAACGTCGCGAACTACCGGGGGCGCGAAGTGGCCGCGGGGCTGGCGGTTAAACTGCACACCGGCGTGGCGGCGGACGTAACTGAATGCGTCGTTCAAGACGGCAAAGTGGTCGCTGCCAAACCCGTATTAGCCGGGGCGTGGAACAGTATTTTTGAGGTCCGTGGCACCGCCCCAGTGGTTTCCGTGCGCCCGTCCTCAGTGGAAGCGAAACCACAACCGGCACCCGCCGCCACGAACGTGGAGCCGCTGGACGTCACCTACTCTGACAGTGCCCGCGCCGTGTCCGTCGACCAGTCCGTCCCAGAAGCCAGCTCGGGGAACGTGCCCTTGACAGAAGCGGACGTGGTGGTCGTCGGCGGCCGCGGCGTGGAAGGGGACTTCACTGCCGCTCAAGAGCTCGCGGACCTACTTGGAGGGGCAGTTGGGGCAACCCGCGTGGCCTGCGATGAAGAGTGGATTGACCGCACGGCACAAGTGGGGCAAACCGGGGTTTCCATCGCTCCGAAACTGTACATCGGACTGGGCGTGTCGGGAGCGATCCACCACGTGACCGGTATCCAAGCGGCCGAGAAAATCGTGGCGATTTGCGATGATCCCGACGCCCCGATTTTCGAAATCGCTGACTTGGGAATCGTGGGAACTGTACAAGAGGTAGTGCCCGACCTAATTGAGCGGCTGCGGAAACGCTTGTGA
- a CDS encoding vitamin K epoxide reductase family protein yields MASLTRPQQIVVLVAGLVGAFASVALLQSELGVLSAPEQRLGCDINSLVTCAKSLGSAQGHVLGVPNSVLGIIAFTALSVIALLELLGTQIPRIVGLGVALGCAAGFGAIGWFIYVSVVQLGVLCPYCMVTWSAAIWVGCIWVPRAFEPNPNARLLRGYWWLTGIALHLVVILVLVLTMMDKIQALL; encoded by the coding sequence GTGGCGTCACTAACGCGGCCCCAGCAGATTGTGGTGCTGGTGGCAGGGCTGGTGGGTGCGTTCGCAAGCGTGGCGCTCCTGCAGTCAGAGTTGGGGGTGCTTTCGGCACCCGAGCAGCGGCTGGGGTGCGATATTAACTCGTTAGTTACCTGCGCTAAATCGCTTGGGTCCGCCCAGGGGCACGTGCTAGGCGTTCCGAACTCCGTGCTGGGCATCATCGCGTTCACAGCGCTTAGTGTAATCGCGCTGCTGGAACTGCTGGGCACGCAAATACCGCGAATCGTCGGGTTGGGAGTTGCCCTTGGGTGCGCGGCTGGGTTCGGGGCAATCGGATGGTTCATCTACGTGTCGGTGGTGCAACTCGGGGTGCTATGCCCCTACTGCATGGTTACCTGGTCGGCTGCAATCTGGGTCGGATGCATTTGGGTACCGCGTGCTTTTGAACCGAATCCGAATGCGCGTTTGCTGCGCGGATACTGGTGGCTCACGGGGATTGCGCTCCATCTCGTGGTAATCCTCGTATTGGTGTTAACCATGATGGATAAAATTCAGGCACTACTGTGA
- a CDS encoding peroxiredoxin gives MSKVELTEGQDAPDFKLESTEGTVELSTAVANAQNGVVVYFYPKASTPGCTTEACDFRDSLQSLKSAGFTVIAISSDKMPALEKFKTKQSLNFPLASDPDKRVQTEWGTWGEKKNFGKLIKGPIRSTFVVGKDGKIQYARYGVRAKGHVARLRKDLGID, from the coding sequence ATGAGTAAGGTAGAACTAACTGAGGGGCAAGACGCCCCAGATTTCAAACTAGAATCCACCGAAGGAACAGTAGAACTATCCACCGCGGTAGCGAACGCGCAAAACGGCGTTGTCGTCTACTTCTACCCGAAAGCATCCACCCCGGGGTGTACAACGGAAGCCTGCGACTTCAGAGACTCATTACAATCCCTGAAATCCGCAGGCTTCACCGTGATTGCCATTAGTTCCGACAAGATGCCGGCCTTAGAAAAGTTTAAGACCAAACAGTCGCTGAACTTCCCGCTCGCATCCGACCCCGATAAGCGCGTGCAAACCGAATGGGGGACGTGGGGAGAGAAAAAGAACTTCGGCAAACTTATTAAAGGACCGATCCGGTCAACGTTCGTGGTTGGTAAAGACGGTAAGATCCAGTACGCCCGTTACGGGGTGCGCGCCAAAGGGCACGTGGCCCGCCTGCGCAAGGATCTCGGAATCGACTAG
- a CDS encoding alpha-amylase family glycosyl hydrolase encodes MERSEVLWQVFPLGALGAPSVNAKLDGKQPDSPPRHTLADLVPWCDHAANLGATGILLGPIFDSYSHGYDTVDHYTIDPRLGTRDDFDTLVHAAHAKGLKVVLDGVFNHVGSRHPYLLDLAQNGPRSEYADFFRVNWQGWSAGSLPQYDTFEGHTGLAALNHEHSGVLTYIQRVMRYWLEAGADGWRLDAAYALDPATWTQILPPVREQFPNAWFCGEVIHGDYPALVRASGWDSLTEYELWKATWSSVRERNFFELDWTLRRHNEFLDTFVPQTFVSNHDVTRIVSQVHGDAQALTAAVILFTVGGIPSIYYGDEFGWGGVKEERLGGDDAIRPPLPDSLKNAAWNAREKEF; translated from the coding sequence ATGGAACGCAGCGAAGTATTGTGGCAGGTTTTCCCCCTGGGTGCTTTAGGAGCCCCGTCGGTGAACGCGAAGTTGGACGGTAAGCAACCGGATTCCCCTCCGCGCCACACCCTCGCGGACTTGGTTCCCTGGTGCGATCACGCCGCGAACTTGGGAGCAACGGGAATCCTATTGGGCCCGATTTTCGATTCGTACTCGCACGGGTATGACACGGTCGATCACTACACGATTGACCCCCGCCTGGGAACGCGTGATGATTTCGACACCCTAGTTCATGCTGCCCACGCGAAGGGGTTGAAAGTAGTGTTAGACGGCGTGTTCAACCACGTGGGATCGCGCCATCCATACTTGCTGGATCTTGCGCAAAACGGGCCGCGCAGTGAGTACGCGGATTTCTTTCGCGTCAACTGGCAGGGGTGGTCCGCCGGTTCCCTTCCGCAGTACGACACGTTTGAGGGACACACTGGGCTCGCCGCGTTGAACCATGAGCACTCGGGGGTGCTCACCTATATTCAGCGGGTAATGAGGTACTGGTTAGAAGCCGGGGCAGACGGCTGGCGGTTAGATGCCGCATACGCGCTCGACCCGGCAACGTGGACCCAGATCCTTCCACCTGTTCGCGAACAGTTTCCAAACGCGTGGTTTTGCGGCGAAGTTATTCACGGCGACTACCCCGCGCTGGTGCGGGCATCCGGGTGGGATTCCCTCACGGAATACGAACTGTGGAAAGCAACGTGGTCTAGTGTGCGCGAACGGAACTTCTTCGAACTGGATTGGACGCTGCGCCGGCACAACGAGTTCCTAGACACGTTTGTGCCGCAAACATTTGTGTCTAACCACGACGTCACCCGGATCGTGTCGCAAGTTCACGGAGATGCGCAGGCTCTTACCGCCGCGGTGATTCTTTTCACGGTAGGCGGAATCCCATCAATCTACTACGGCGACGAGTTCGGTTGGGGTGGTGTAAAAGAAGAGCGCCTCGGCGGGGACGACGCAATCCGTCCCCCACTTCCCGATTCGCTTAAGAACGCGGCTTGGAATGCGCGCGAGAAAGAATTCTGA